The nucleotide sequence TACATTTTTGCAAAGCAAAATAGATAAAAAAATTCATCCCATAGGACTAAAAAACCATTATATACATGAAATAGGAGATAGAAAATTCTTAAGAAAATTATATGGTTTAGACAAAAGCGCTATAGAAAAGCAAATAAAGGATAATATATGAAAGAGCTTGATATTTTCACAAATTTACATAAGAAAACCAATAGAGAATATCTGCCCAGAATGTACGATGACAAGGTAAATTGCATGGTAAAAGCTAAAGAATTTGAAGCTGATTTTTGGGATGGAGATAGAAAATTTGGTTATGGAGGCTACAAATATGATGGCAGATGGGAACCCGTAGCTAAAAGATTGATAGAAATTTATAAATTAAAAAATTTAGATAAAGTGCTTGATGTTGGATGTGGAAAAGCGTTTTTATTGTATGAGCTAAAAAAGCTGCTCCCAAATTTACAAATTACTGGATTTGATATATCAAAGTATGCTTTAAAAAATGCAAAAGAAGAAGTAAAAGACTATTTATTTTACCATGATGCAAAAAATGATTTTCCTTTTAAAAAAGATGAATTTGATCTGGCTATTTCACTAACAACTTTACATAATCTTAAAATTTACGATCTTAAAAATGCACTACAAAACATAAATTTCGTTGCAAAAAATAAATTTGTAGTAGTAGAAAGTTACCGAAATGAAAAAGAACTTTTTAATCTTGAATGTTGGGCGCTAACTTGTCAAAGCTTTTTTAGCAAAGACGAGTGGGAATGGCTATTTAAAGAATTCGGCTATAATGGCGATTATGAATTTATATATTTTGAGTAGGAATTTAACAATAAAATTATGAAAAATAGTTGTAGCTTAAAGAGAGTAAATTAATGGGTCTATTATATACAAAATACAAAATGTTCCACTATCCAAAAAAGATTGACTCTTTGAATACAGATGAGATACTACCTCCTCTTCAAGTAAGAATCAAACCTACTAATGCTTGCAATCATGATTGTTGGTACTGTGCATATAAAGCTAGTAATCTCCAACTCGGAAAAGATATGGTAGTTAAAGACTATATACCAAAAGATAAGATGTTTGAGATAATAGATGATCTTGATAGTATGGGTGTAAAAAGTATAACTTTTAGTGGTGGCGGAGAGCCTCTATCTTATAGATATATGACTGAAACTTTAGAAAAATTAAGTAAAACAGATATTAAATTTGCAAGTCTAACAAATGGCTCAAAACTAAATGGAGATATAGCAAATCTATTTTCTAAATTCGGAACTTGGTTAAGAGTAAGCATAGATGGATTTGATGATGAAAGCTATGCAAAATATAGAAATGTAAAAGTCGGAGAGTTTAGTAAAGTAATTAAAAATATGAGTGAGTTTAGTAAGTTAGGGGGGAAATGCTTACTAGGAGTGTCTTTCATAATAGATAACAAAAACTACTCACACATATATGATGTTTTACACTTATTTAAAGATATAGGTGTAAGCAGCGTGAAATTAAGTCCTTGCATAATATCAAATGATGCTGCCAAAAATAATGAATATCATAGTAAAATATTTAGTAATGTTCAAAAAGAGATAGATAAATCTATGAATTTAACCGATGGCAACTTTGAAATTTACAATTCATACCACCTTTTAGATACTAAATTTAAAAAAGATTATGACTGGTGCCCTATGCTACAAATTCTTATGGTTATAGGAGCGGATCAAAACGTATATGCATGTCAAGATAAGGCTTATAATCTTGATAACGGACTTTTATTTAGTATAAAAGACAGAAGTTTTAAAGAAGCATGGAATGCGGATAAAAATAGTTTTTATAAAATCAAACCATGCGAAGTATGCAATCATCATTGTGTATCAAATGAAAAAAACAAAATTTTGCTTGAATATTTAGGTGCAGACAAAGAACATCTAGGATTTGTATAATGAAAACAGCATTAGTTACAGGAGCCAGCAGGGGCATAGGAAGAGCTATAGCAAATGAACTTCTAAATAGAGGTTATTATGTCATATCGATAGCTAGAAATTTCGACAATGATGCAAAAACAATGCAAAATCAAAAATGCATAAGTTTAGATCTTATGAAAAATAGTGCAATATATGAGCTAAAAGCGCAGATAAAAGACTATGATATAAATACCATAATTCATAATCTTGGTGGAAAAATTGACGAAGATAATCAACCCCTAACTAGTCAGGCACTAAAAAACAGCATTCATTTTAATTTAGGGATAGCAGTGGATATAAATAACTTTTTAATACCTAAAATACAAAATTCTTCCATAGGGGGGGGGTAGTGTAGTATTTATCTCTTCAGATAGCGCTAAAAACGGTAGAGCCGCTCCAGCGTACGTAGCTAGCAAAGCAGCATTAAATGCATACATGAAATCCTGCGCAAGGTATTATGCTAAAGATAACATAGTATTTTTTAGTGTTTTACCGGGCATTGTATATTTTCAAAATAGCACATGGGATAAGAAAAAACAAACCGATCCCCATACATTCAATCAAAAACTACAAAATAGTATATTTAAAGAATTTGCAACACCTAATCATATAGCAAATTTCGTATTGAGTATGTTAAACAGCAATAATAAATTTATAAA is from Campylobacter fetus subsp. testudinum 03-427 and encodes:
- a CDS encoding SAM-dependent methyltransferase (Pfam match to PF13847.2 Methyltransf_31); this translates as MKELDIFTNLHKKTNREYLPRMYDDKVNCMVKAKEFEADFWDGDRKFGYGGYKYDGRWEPVAKRLIEIYKLKNLDKVLDVGCGKAFLLYELKKLLPNLQITGFDISKYALKNAKEEVKDYLFYHDAKNDFPFKKDEFDLAISLTTLHNLKIYDLKNALQNINFVAKNKFVVVESYRNEKELFNLECWALTCQSFFSKDEWEWLFKEFGYNGDYEFIYFE
- a CDS encoding radical SAM superfamily enzyme, MoaA/NifB/PqqE/SkfB family (Pfam matches to PF04055.17 Radical_SAM, and to PF13353.2 Fer4_12), which codes for MGLLYTKYKMFHYPKKIDSLNTDEILPPLQVRIKPTNACNHDCWYCAYKASNLQLGKDMVVKDYIPKDKMFEIIDDLDSMGVKSITFSGGGEPLSYRYMTETLEKLSKTDIKFASLTNGSKLNGDIANLFSKFGTWLRVSIDGFDDESYAKYRNVKVGEFSKVIKNMSEFSKLGGKCLLGVSFIIDNKNYSHIYDVLHLFKDIGVSSVKLSPCIISNDAAKNNEYHSKIFSNVQKEIDKSMNLTDGNFEIYNSYHLLDTKFKKDYDWCPMLQILMVIGADQNVYACQDKAYNLDNGLLFSIKDRSFKEAWNADKNSFYKIKPCEVCNHHCVSNEKNKILLEYLGADKEHLGFV